One window from the genome of Haliaeetus albicilla chromosome 26, bHalAlb1.1, whole genome shotgun sequence encodes:
- the DYRK3 gene encoding dual specificity tyrosine-phosphorylation-regulated kinase 3 isoform X1 produces MLLGRKPEAPLGAGRFGDGLYDSYMRIDQIRYQESTNEEHSPSGLPSLGRSNVSSNKLGMKDHPLTGSQVKVEQLFEDCGNRRSSTLQSAGITGSERSLPSLTKDKSIESISTSKGGGSSSKAHKAISQAPEQAVKQYKHQLSAYEQQEIFNFSEIYFVGPAAKKRQGVIGGPNNGGYDDDQGSYIHVPHDHLAYRYEVLKIIGKGSFGQVAKVYDHKLHQHLALKMVRNEKRFHRQAAEEIRILEHLKKQDKTGSMNVIHMLESFTFRNHICMTFELLSMNLYELIKRNKFQGFSIQLVRKFAHSILQCLDALYRNKIIHCDLKPENILLKQQGRSGIKVIDFGSSCFEHQRVYTYIQSRFYRAPEVILGSRYGMPIDMWSFGCILVELLTGYPLFPGEDEGDQLACMMELLGMPPQKLLDQSKRAKNFINSKGHPRYCTVTTHADGRVTLNGSRSRRGKIRGAPGNKDWVTALKGCDDPLFIEFLKECLSWDPSARMTPSQALRHPWICKRTPKPPSTDKTSNKRISSYTSSFTGIGSKLPPVVGVANKLRANLTSDSNGSIPLCTVLPKLVS; encoded by the exons ATGCTGCTGGGCAGGAAGCCGGAGGCGCCCCTGGGGGCAG GCAGGTTTGGAGATGGATTATATGACTCCTATATGAGGATAGATCAGATTAGGTACCAAGAGTCTACAAATGAAGAACACAGCCCCTCAGGACTTCCTTCCCTTGGAAGATCTAAT GTTTCTAGCAACAAACTTGGAATGAAGGATCACCCTCTGACCGGAAGTCAGGTCAAGGTGGAGCAATTATTTGAAGACTGTGGCAACAGAAGGAGTAGCACTCTTCAGTCTGCAGGAATTACTGGTTCAGAAAGATCTCTTCCTTCCCTGACAAAAGATAAAAGTATAGAGAGCATAAGCACTTCTAAAGGTGGTGGTAGTTCCTCAAAAGCACATAAAGCCATTTCCCAAGCTCCAGAGCAAGCTGTCAAACAGTACAAACATCAGTTATCTGCTTATGAGCAGCAAgagatatttaatttttctgaaatttactTTGTGGGTCCAGCTGCAAAAAAGAGGCAAGGAGTAATTGGTGGTCCCAACAATGGAGGTTATGATGATGACCAAGGCAGCTACATTCACGTGCCCCATGACCATCTTGCTTACCGGTATGAAGTACTCAAAATCATTGGCAAGGGCAGTTTTGGACAAGTTGCTAAAGTCTATGATCACAAACTCCACCAACACTTAGCCTTAAAGATGGTTCGCAATGAAAAGAGGTTCCATCGccaagcagcagaagaaatccGGATTCTGGAGCATCTGAAGAAGCAGGACAAAACGGGCAGTATGAATGTTATTCACATGCTGGAAAGCTTCACCTTTCGGAACCACATCTGTATGACCTTTGAACTCTTGAGTATGAACCTATATGAgctgattaaaagaaataagtttCAGGGCTTCAGTATCCAACTGGTACGCAAGTTTGCTCACTCTATTCTGCAGTGTTTGGATGCcctttacagaaacaaaatcatACACTGTGACTTGAAGCCAGAAAATATCCTCCTAAAACAGCAAGGGAGGAGTGGAATCAAGGTGATAGATTTTGGGTCCAGCTGTTTTGAGCACCAAAGAGTCTACACATATATTCAGTCTCGATTTTATCGGGCGCCAGAGGTAATTCTGGGAAGTCGCTATGGGATGCCCATAGACATGTGGAGTTTTGGCTGTATTCTGGTGGAGCTATTGACTGGATACCCTCTTTTTCCTGGGGAGGATGAGGGAGACCAACTGGCTTGTATGATGGAACTTCTTGGAATGCCACCTCAGAAGCTTTTGGATCAATCCAAGCGAGCCAAGAACTTCATCAACTCTAAGGGTCATCCTCGCTACTGCACTGTAACTACACATGCAGATGGAAGAGTGACCCTTAATGGCAGTCGATCGCGCCGGGGTAAAATACGAGGCGCTCCAGGGAACAAAGACTGGGTGACGGCACTGAAAGGCTGCGACGATCCCTTGTTTATAGAGTTCTTAAAAGAATGTCTCAGCTGGGATCCTTCCGCACGCATGACTCCGAGTCAAGCTTTAAGGCACCCTTGGATTTGTAAACGAACGCCCAAACCACCCAGCACTGATAAAACCTCCAATAAACGGATTTCTAGCTATACAAGTTCTTTCACAGGAATAGGTTCCAAGTTGCCTCCTGTAGTTGGAGTAGCGAACAAGCTGAGGGCTAATTTAACATCTGACTCCAATGGCAGTATACCTCTATGTACTGTGCTACCCAAGCTGGTCAGCTAA
- the DYRK3 gene encoding dual specificity tyrosine-phosphorylation-regulated kinase 3 isoform X2, with amino-acid sequence MCVVVFGKNIHFPSLRTVPRCWIVSSNKLGMKDHPLTGSQVKVEQLFEDCGNRRSSTLQSAGITGSERSLPSLTKDKSIESISTSKGGGSSSKAHKAISQAPEQAVKQYKHQLSAYEQQEIFNFSEIYFVGPAAKKRQGVIGGPNNGGYDDDQGSYIHVPHDHLAYRYEVLKIIGKGSFGQVAKVYDHKLHQHLALKMVRNEKRFHRQAAEEIRILEHLKKQDKTGSMNVIHMLESFTFRNHICMTFELLSMNLYELIKRNKFQGFSIQLVRKFAHSILQCLDALYRNKIIHCDLKPENILLKQQGRSGIKVIDFGSSCFEHQRVYTYIQSRFYRAPEVILGSRYGMPIDMWSFGCILVELLTGYPLFPGEDEGDQLACMMELLGMPPQKLLDQSKRAKNFINSKGHPRYCTVTTHADGRVTLNGSRSRRGKIRGAPGNKDWVTALKGCDDPLFIEFLKECLSWDPSARMTPSQALRHPWICKRTPKPPSTDKTSNKRISSYTSSFTGIGSKLPPVVGVANKLRANLTSDSNGSIPLCTVLPKLVS; translated from the exons ATGTGTGTAGTTGTTTTTGGCAAGAACATTCACTTCCCTTCTTTACGGACTGTGCCAAGATGTTGGATT GTTTCTAGCAACAAACTTGGAATGAAGGATCACCCTCTGACCGGAAGTCAGGTCAAGGTGGAGCAATTATTTGAAGACTGTGGCAACAGAAGGAGTAGCACTCTTCAGTCTGCAGGAATTACTGGTTCAGAAAGATCTCTTCCTTCCCTGACAAAAGATAAAAGTATAGAGAGCATAAGCACTTCTAAAGGTGGTGGTAGTTCCTCAAAAGCACATAAAGCCATTTCCCAAGCTCCAGAGCAAGCTGTCAAACAGTACAAACATCAGTTATCTGCTTATGAGCAGCAAgagatatttaatttttctgaaatttactTTGTGGGTCCAGCTGCAAAAAAGAGGCAAGGAGTAATTGGTGGTCCCAACAATGGAGGTTATGATGATGACCAAGGCAGCTACATTCACGTGCCCCATGACCATCTTGCTTACCGGTATGAAGTACTCAAAATCATTGGCAAGGGCAGTTTTGGACAAGTTGCTAAAGTCTATGATCACAAACTCCACCAACACTTAGCCTTAAAGATGGTTCGCAATGAAAAGAGGTTCCATCGccaagcagcagaagaaatccGGATTCTGGAGCATCTGAAGAAGCAGGACAAAACGGGCAGTATGAATGTTATTCACATGCTGGAAAGCTTCACCTTTCGGAACCACATCTGTATGACCTTTGAACTCTTGAGTATGAACCTATATGAgctgattaaaagaaataagtttCAGGGCTTCAGTATCCAACTGGTACGCAAGTTTGCTCACTCTATTCTGCAGTGTTTGGATGCcctttacagaaacaaaatcatACACTGTGACTTGAAGCCAGAAAATATCCTCCTAAAACAGCAAGGGAGGAGTGGAATCAAGGTGATAGATTTTGGGTCCAGCTGTTTTGAGCACCAAAGAGTCTACACATATATTCAGTCTCGATTTTATCGGGCGCCAGAGGTAATTCTGGGAAGTCGCTATGGGATGCCCATAGACATGTGGAGTTTTGGCTGTATTCTGGTGGAGCTATTGACTGGATACCCTCTTTTTCCTGGGGAGGATGAGGGAGACCAACTGGCTTGTATGATGGAACTTCTTGGAATGCCACCTCAGAAGCTTTTGGATCAATCCAAGCGAGCCAAGAACTTCATCAACTCTAAGGGTCATCCTCGCTACTGCACTGTAACTACACATGCAGATGGAAGAGTGACCCTTAATGGCAGTCGATCGCGCCGGGGTAAAATACGAGGCGCTCCAGGGAACAAAGACTGGGTGACGGCACTGAAAGGCTGCGACGATCCCTTGTTTATAGAGTTCTTAAAAGAATGTCTCAGCTGGGATCCTTCCGCACGCATGACTCCGAGTCAAGCTTTAAGGCACCCTTGGATTTGTAAACGAACGCCCAAACCACCCAGCACTGATAAAACCTCCAATAAACGGATTTCTAGCTATACAAGTTCTTTCACAGGAATAGGTTCCAAGTTGCCTCCTGTAGTTGGAGTAGCGAACAAGCTGAGGGCTAATTTAACATCTGACTCCAATGGCAGTATACCTCTATGTACTGTGCTACCCAAGCTGGTCAGCTAA